A genomic region of Salinibacterium sp. NK8237 contains the following coding sequences:
- the nadB gene encoding L-aspartate oxidase: protein MARVIVVGTGIAGLITAYRASAHHDVVLVTKAEMAESNTKYAQGGVAAVLFPDDSVASHVSDTMIAGAGLCERDAVEVLCSEGPLRVQELISLGVEFDRVANGELARGHEAAHSSRRVIHAGGDATGLAIEVALLRAVRALAVETYAYTFMRDLVTETDADGTPRVTGIDVIAPDGNSRVIDGDIVILASGGAGQLYKHTTNPFVTTGDGVAAAYRAGAALADVEFFQFHPTSLAVPGNPLVSEAVRGEGATLLDEHGKRFMFDVHPDGELAPRDVVARGIARAMEKQGGRPIMLDATGLGSEFLAKRFPGITEVCEEHGFDWGTEPIPVTPAAHYWMGGIRTDIDGRTSVRGLYAVGEASCTGVHGANRLASNSLLESLVFAWRAADALNEPQRAIEVDALEPQFEITGKDAFTRDQLRELMWSHVGLERDATRLEEASAILASWHSESNTVEGAENANLLDLARLVVVAALRRKESRGAHERTDYPETREELAFSTRWAAVNVAGDFIPAEDQAETIKR, encoded by the coding sequence ATGGCACGGGTCATTGTTGTCGGCACAGGAATTGCCGGTCTTATCACCGCCTACCGCGCGAGCGCGCATCACGATGTGGTTCTCGTGACGAAGGCGGAGATGGCGGAGAGCAACACGAAGTACGCCCAGGGTGGCGTGGCTGCCGTGCTGTTCCCCGATGACTCGGTCGCCAGCCATGTTTCTGACACGATGATTGCCGGCGCTGGCCTGTGCGAGCGGGATGCCGTTGAGGTGCTCTGCAGTGAAGGTCCGTTGCGAGTGCAAGAGCTAATCTCTCTCGGGGTTGAGTTCGACCGAGTCGCCAATGGCGAGTTAGCGCGCGGTCATGAAGCCGCTCACTCCTCACGGCGGGTCATTCATGCCGGGGGAGATGCCACCGGTCTTGCGATCGAAGTTGCCCTGCTGCGGGCCGTCCGTGCTCTCGCGGTCGAGACCTACGCTTATACCTTCATGCGCGATCTCGTGACGGAGACGGATGCCGACGGCACGCCCCGCGTCACTGGCATCGATGTGATTGCCCCCGACGGCAATTCGCGCGTGATCGACGGTGACATTGTCATTCTCGCCAGTGGTGGTGCTGGCCAGCTCTACAAGCACACAACGAACCCGTTCGTGACGACCGGGGATGGTGTGGCTGCGGCGTACCGAGCCGGTGCTGCCCTTGCCGATGTCGAATTCTTCCAGTTCCACCCCACGTCGCTCGCGGTGCCCGGCAACCCGCTGGTGTCAGAAGCTGTGCGAGGCGAGGGCGCAACGCTGCTCGATGAGCACGGCAAGCGCTTCATGTTCGACGTGCACCCCGATGGCGAGCTCGCCCCGCGCGATGTCGTTGCCCGCGGTATTGCTCGAGCCATGGAAAAACAGGGTGGCCGGCCCATCATGCTCGATGCCACGGGCCTCGGTTCCGAGTTTCTCGCGAAGCGTTTCCCCGGCATCACCGAGGTGTGCGAAGAGCACGGCTTCGACTGGGGCACGGAACCAATTCCGGTGACGCCGGCAGCGCACTATTGGATGGGCGGCATCCGCACCGACATCGATGGCCGTACGAGCGTGCGTGGTCTCTATGCCGTGGGAGAAGCATCCTGCACCGGTGTGCACGGCGCCAACCGTCTCGCCTCCAACTCGTTGCTCGAATCACTCGTTTTCGCCTGGCGCGCTGCTGATGCTCTCAACGAGCCCCAGCGGGCCATCGAGGTTGACGCGCTCGAGCCGCAGTTCGAGATCACGGGTAAAGACGCTTTCACTCGCGATCAGCTGCGCGAACTCATGTGGAGCCATGTCGGTCTTGAGCGGGACGCTACCCGCCTCGAAGAAGCATCCGCGATCTTGGCGAGCTGGCACTCCGAATCCAACACGGTCGAGGGCGCCGAGAACGCGAACCTGCTCGACCTCGCACGCCTCGTCGTCGTCGCGGCGCTCCGCCGTAAGGAATCGCGCGGAGCCCACGAGCGCACAGACTACCCGGAGACCCGCGAAGAGCTCGCGTTCTCCACGCGCTGGGCGGCAGTCAACGTAGCGGGCGACTTCATCCCGGCAGAAGACCA
- the nadA gene encoding quinolinate synthase NadA, with the protein MSSIDSTIQRITKTGDGETCAPELADGPWTFDLGVPSYGPGASMGDVIPTGAPRQGQLPVEYQKASNEDLHARIVAAKATLGDRAVILGHFYQRDEVVQHADFLGDSFQLANAAQTVPNAEAIIFCGVHFMAETADILAREDQAVILPNLAAGCSMADMADIDSVEECWEQLTEIYGTEPDADGRVPIIPVTYMNSSAALKGFCGRNGGIVCTSSNATTVLEWAYERGQRVLFFPDQHLGRNTAKKMGISTDLMPMWNPNKPLGGNDAQTLNDAKVVLWHGFCSVHKRFTVGQIEKARAELPGVRVIVHPECPMPVVDAADEAGSTDYIQKAVAAATEPTTFAIGTEINMVNRLAAEYPQHEIFCLDPVVCPCSTMYRIHPGYLAWVLEGLVRGEVLNQITVSDDVAAPAKVALERMLAAKPPVATKEA; encoded by the coding sequence GTGTCATCCATTGATTCGACTATTCAGCGCATCACTAAGACGGGCGACGGGGAAACCTGTGCTCCTGAGCTAGCCGATGGCCCGTGGACTTTCGATCTGGGCGTTCCCAGCTATGGGCCCGGGGCTTCGATGGGCGACGTCATCCCGACGGGAGCACCCCGTCAGGGCCAACTTCCGGTCGAGTACCAGAAGGCCTCCAACGAAGACCTCCACGCTCGCATCGTCGCTGCGAAAGCGACTCTTGGCGACCGCGCGGTTATCTTGGGCCACTTCTATCAGCGTGATGAGGTTGTGCAGCACGCGGACTTCCTCGGCGACTCCTTCCAGCTGGCCAACGCCGCCCAGACGGTGCCGAATGCGGAAGCGATTATCTTCTGCGGAGTGCACTTCATGGCCGAGACGGCTGACATCCTGGCTCGCGAGGACCAAGCAGTGATTTTACCGAACCTCGCGGCTGGCTGCTCGATGGCCGACATGGCCGACATCGATTCGGTCGAGGAGTGCTGGGAGCAGCTCACCGAGATTTACGGAACCGAGCCGGATGCCGATGGCCGCGTGCCGATCATCCCCGTGACGTACATGAACTCGTCTGCCGCGCTCAAGGGCTTCTGCGGTCGTAATGGTGGAATCGTCTGCACCAGCTCGAACGCGACAACCGTGCTGGAGTGGGCTTACGAGCGTGGCCAGCGCGTTCTGTTCTTCCCCGACCAGCACCTCGGTCGCAACACGGCAAAGAAGATGGGCATTTCGACCGATCTCATGCCCATGTGGAACCCCAACAAGCCTCTCGGTGGTAACGATGCCCAGACGCTGAACGACGCGAAGGTTGTGCTCTGGCACGGCTTCTGCAGCGTGCACAAGCGCTTCACCGTCGGCCAAATCGAGAAGGCTCGCGCTGAGCTCCCCGGTGTTCGCGTGATCGTGCACCCCGAGTGCCCGATGCCCGTCGTGGATGCCGCTGACGAGGCGGGGTCGACCGACTACATCCAAAAGGCTGTTGCTGCCGCGACCGAACCAACGACGTTCGCGATCGGTACCGAGATCAACATGGTCAACCGTCTCGCTGCCGAGTACCCGCAGCACGAGATCTTCTGCCTCGACCCGGTGGTGTGTCCGTGTTCGACGATGTACCGCATCCACCCCGGCTACTTGGCCTGGGTTCTTGAGGGCCTCGTTCGCGGCGAAGTGCTCAATCAGATCACCGTGTCCGACGATGTTGCGGCACCAGCAAAGGTGGCGCTTGAGCGGATGCTCGCAGCGAAGCCACCGGTAGCGACGAAAGAGGCATAA
- a CDS encoding NUDIX domain-containing protein: MQQNEQAISLAVSTVIFALRPLPESGESALWIPLVRRTREPYDGQWALPGGWVDNTESLEGAAARNLRETTALEPAYLEQLYAFGEVERSIGPRAVSIVYWALVRQEEADRATEGENVRWFPADNLPELAFDHNVIVDYALWRLRTKMEYSRIARAFLGETFTLSELRIVHEAVLQKQLDPANFRRQIENSGSLVPTDHVVSGGRHRPPRLYRYDEGVELVDNGPLGRLTTGSTRVIH, from the coding sequence ATGCAACAGAACGAGCAAGCGATTTCGCTCGCGGTATCCACCGTAATTTTTGCCCTGCGCCCACTTCCGGAATCGGGTGAGAGTGCGCTCTGGATTCCGCTCGTGCGTCGCACCCGTGAACCGTACGACGGTCAGTGGGCGTTGCCCGGTGGCTGGGTCGACAACACGGAGAGCCTCGAAGGTGCGGCAGCCCGCAACCTGCGTGAGACGACCGCGCTTGAACCGGCGTATCTCGAACAGCTCTACGCCTTTGGTGAAGTCGAACGTTCAATTGGTCCCCGCGCGGTGTCGATTGTCTATTGGGCGCTCGTGCGCCAAGAAGAGGCAGACCGTGCGACCGAGGGCGAGAACGTGCGCTGGTTCCCGGCAGATAACCTGCCTGAGTTGGCCTTCGACCACAACGTCATCGTCGATTACGCCCTCTGGCGCCTGCGCACCAAGATGGAGTACTCGCGCATCGCTCGCGCCTTCCTCGGCGAAACTTTTACCCTGAGCGAGCTGCGCATCGTTCACGAGGCCGTGTTGCAAAAGCAGCTCGATCCCGCCAATTTCCGTCGACAGATTGAGAATTCAGGTTCACTGGTTCCCACTGATCACGTTGTCTCGGGAGGGCGTCACCGGCCTCCGAGGTTGTACCGCTATGACGAGGGCGTTGAGCTCGTTGACAATGGCCCGCTCGGCCGCTTAACGACAGGGAGCACTCGTGTCATCCATTGA
- a CDS encoding isoprenyl transferase, giving the protein MSRVAKTHKDAVEFRPLDWTGIHPPAMPKGSVPEHIAIVMDGNGRWANARGLTRVEGHKAGEASLLDVVAGAIQIGVKHVSVYAFSTENWSRSPEEVRFLMGFNRDVLHRRRDQLNEWGVRVRWAGRRPRLWTSVIKELQFAEELTEKNSTLTLTMCVNYGGRNEIADAVRSIADDVAAGKLKPSAVSEKLIQKRLYQPQLPDVDLFVRSSGEQRMSNFMPWQSAYAEMVFLDTLWPDFTREDLWRAIEIYAGRSRRFGGAVDAPTDDSK; this is encoded by the coding sequence ATGAGCCGCGTAGCAAAAACTCACAAAGATGCGGTCGAGTTTCGTCCGCTGGACTGGACGGGCATTCATCCGCCGGCGATGCCCAAGGGTTCTGTTCCCGAGCACATTGCCATCGTCATGGACGGCAACGGTCGTTGGGCGAACGCTCGAGGGCTGACGCGCGTCGAAGGCCACAAGGCGGGGGAGGCGAGCCTGCTCGATGTGGTGGCTGGCGCCATCCAGATCGGGGTGAAGCATGTCAGCGTGTATGCCTTCTCGACCGAAAACTGGAGTCGTTCGCCCGAAGAGGTTCGTTTTCTCATGGGCTTCAACCGCGACGTGTTGCACCGTCGCCGCGATCAGCTCAACGAGTGGGGCGTGCGTGTTCGCTGGGCCGGTCGTCGGCCTCGACTGTGGACGTCGGTCATCAAAGAGTTGCAGTTCGCCGAGGAACTGACCGAGAAGAACAGCACCCTCACGCTCACGATGTGTGTCAACTATGGCGGACGCAATGAGATTGCGGATGCCGTGCGTTCGATTGCGGATGATGTGGCGGCAGGAAAACTGAAGCCGTCTGCGGTCTCGGAGAAGCTCATCCAGAAGCGGCTCTACCAGCCGCAATTACCCGATGTCGATCTGTTTGTGCGGTCGTCGGGGGAGCAGCGGATGAGCAATTTCATGCCCTGGCAGAGCGCGTATGCCGAGATGGTATTTCTGGACACGCTGTGGCCTGATTTCACCCGCGAAGACCTGTGGCGGGCGATCGAGATTTATGCTGGCCGCTCGCGACGGTTCGGTGGCGCCGTCGATGCACCGACGGACGACTCGAAGTAA
- the recO gene encoding DNA repair protein RecO gives MPTYRDEAVVLRTHKLGEADRIVTMLSREHGKIRAVAKGVRRTASKFGARLEPFMVADIQCYIGRSLDIIQQAESLGSYGSEITADYASYTAASVMVETADKVTDDDGSLQQYLLLVGALRSLSRREHNPSLTLDSYLLRSLSIAGWAPSFVDCAVTGAPGPHSVFVAQMGGVVADEVAPPGSPRLSPDTLELLGALLAGQWDVAEASEERSRSQASGVVAAYAQFHLERSLRSIQHVDRSA, from the coding sequence GTGCCAACTTATCGTGATGAAGCCGTCGTGCTGCGCACCCACAAGCTGGGGGAAGCAGACCGCATCGTCACCATGCTGTCACGTGAGCACGGCAAGATCCGGGCGGTAGCCAAAGGGGTACGTCGCACTGCCTCCAAGTTTGGGGCGCGACTGGAACCGTTTATGGTCGCCGACATCCAGTGCTACATCGGGCGCAGCCTCGACATCATCCAGCAGGCAGAGTCTCTGGGGTCGTATGGCTCAGAGATTACGGCCGACTATGCGAGCTATACCGCGGCGAGTGTGATGGTCGAGACGGCCGACAAGGTCACGGATGATGACGGTTCGTTGCAGCAATACCTTCTGCTAGTCGGTGCGCTGCGGTCTCTGTCGCGGCGCGAGCACAACCCGAGTCTCACCCTCGATTCCTACCTCTTGCGCAGCCTGTCAATCGCAGGCTGGGCGCCAAGTTTTGTTGATTGTGCGGTGACCGGAGCACCGGGCCCGCATTCGGTTTTCGTGGCACAAATGGGTGGTGTGGTTGCCGATGAGGTTGCCCCGCCCGGTTCACCTCGACTCAGCCCGGACACGCTTGAGCTGCTCGGCGCTTTGTTGGCGGGCCAGTGGGATGTCGCAGAAGCATCCGAGGAACGGTCTCGTTCCCAGGCCAGCGGCGTCGTCGCTGCCTATGCCCAGTTTCATTTGGAACGCAGTCTTCGTTCCATTCAGCATGTGGATCGGAGCGCATGA
- a CDS encoding SDR family oxidoreductase has product MILVTGATGTLGRPTVSILEASGHSVRALSRQPGPGRVVGDLSTGAGLTAALSGVTTVIHLATGANTHDSHHMRQLLRAIAAHPIDHLIFMSIVGVDRHALGYYRDKYLSEEFVVALGVPYTILRATQFHSFVAKLFTAQRRSPVTLVPAFSMQPVAVEDVTQRLVELVDAGPSGHVPDFGGPEQLHFRELARQWNAAHSVRKPVWSLPVPGAVGRAFARGVHRATLPGDGRTPFAAFAEADARSAAD; this is encoded by the coding sequence ATGATTCTTGTCACTGGCGCGACGGGCACTCTCGGCAGGCCGACCGTTTCGATTCTTGAAGCCTCCGGTCACAGCGTGCGTGCGTTGAGCCGCCAACCGGGCCCAGGCCGCGTCGTCGGCGACTTGAGTACCGGAGCAGGCCTGACGGCCGCTCTGTCCGGTGTCACCACCGTCATCCATCTGGCGACCGGAGCGAACACCCACGACTCGCACCACATGCGGCAATTGTTGAGGGCCATTGCCGCGCATCCGATTGATCATCTGATTTTCATGTCTATCGTCGGCGTTGACCGGCATGCGCTTGGGTACTATCGCGACAAATACCTCAGCGAGGAGTTCGTCGTCGCATTGGGCGTTCCGTACACGATTCTTCGTGCCACCCAATTTCACAGTTTTGTGGCGAAACTCTTCACCGCCCAGCGGCGATCACCCGTCACGCTCGTGCCCGCTTTCAGCATGCAACCGGTTGCCGTCGAAGACGTTACTCAGCGACTCGTCGAACTAGTGGATGCCGGCCCCAGCGGGCACGTTCCCGATTTCGGCGGCCCGGAACAACTCCACTTTCGGGAGCTCGCGCGCCAGTGGAACGCGGCCCATTCGGTGCGCAAACCTGTGTGGTCATTGCCGGTTCCGGGAGCTGTCGGTCGAGCCTTCGCGCGTGGAGTGCACCGGGCAACACTGCCCGGAGATGGGCGTACACCGTTCGCGGCCTTCGCGGAGGCAGACGCGCGCTCGGCGGCGGACTAG
- a CDS encoding trimeric intracellular cation channel family protein: MNETFEIPLWAGLLAVGVGAMQGAMFAAQFRDRRLDLLGVAIIGISSGFGGGMVRDIVLSEVPAVLSTNWYLLVATGAALFGMLLERLIARLGPLITLLDALTIGLFGAIGTTKALAMGLPDVPAIFVGVISAVGGSILRDMLLSMPIALMHVGSLYAVAAVSGTTSLVIMRNYDVPVLLAASICVGITVGVRVLAVLFNWTLPEQRTISGMPKFRRPSR; this comes from the coding sequence GTGAACGAGACTTTCGAGATTCCGCTGTGGGCTGGCCTCCTCGCGGTCGGCGTTGGCGCGATGCAGGGCGCGATGTTTGCAGCCCAGTTTCGTGACCGCCGCTTGGATCTCCTCGGCGTCGCCATCATCGGTATTTCGTCAGGGTTCGGCGGCGGAATGGTGCGTGACATCGTGTTGTCAGAAGTGCCTGCCGTCCTCTCAACGAATTGGTATCTCCTCGTCGCGACCGGTGCCGCGCTCTTCGGCATGCTCCTCGAGCGCCTCATTGCACGTTTGGGGCCACTGATTACCCTGCTCGACGCTCTCACCATTGGGCTGTTCGGCGCGATCGGCACCACGAAAGCTCTCGCCATGGGTCTGCCCGATGTGCCCGCCATCTTCGTCGGCGTGATCTCGGCCGTCGGCGGCTCGATCCTGCGCGACATGCTGCTTTCGATGCCTATAGCCCTCATGCACGTGGGATCGCTCTACGCTGTCGCCGCAGTGTCGGGCACAACAAGTCTTGTGATCATGCGCAACTATGACGTGCCCGTGCTTCTGGCTGCATCAATCTGCGTGGGCATCACCGTGGGCGTTCGGGTTCTCGCAGTGTTGTTTAATTGGACTCTGCCTGAACAGCGCACGATCAGCGGGATGCCCAAATTCCGCCGCCCGTCACGCTAG